In Dermacentor variabilis isolate Ectoservices chromosome 11, ASM5094787v1, whole genome shotgun sequence, one genomic interval encodes:
- the LOC142564720 gene encoding uncharacterized protein LOC142564720, protein MQKSTVFAVLAFMCIALLIVTDAKPRRARKDDVCDRRNHTCTYPDMCTSCPPKIVTGYIRKPIFFFDKDTQQCEEDTGTSDSCNSFGSYEDCAHLCGVDSSEEE, encoded by the exons ATGCAAAAATCAACTGTCTTCGCTGTTCTGGCTTTTATGTGCATCGCATTGCTAATCGTGACTGATGCTAAGCCAAGAAGGGCACGAAAAGATGATG TATGTGATAGACGAAACCACACTTGCACATACCCTGACA TGTGCACAAGCTGCCCCCCAAAAATTGTGACGGGTTATATAAGGAAGCCAATATTTTTCTTCGACAAAGACACACAACAGTGCGAGGAGGATACTGGTACCAGCGACAGCTGTAACAGTTTTGGTAGTTACGAAGATTGCGCGCACCTCTGCGGGGTGGATAGTTCAGAAGAGGAATGA